The following coding sequences are from one Chanos chanos chromosome 12, fChaCha1.1, whole genome shotgun sequence window:
- the LOC115825202 gene encoding NADH dehydrogenase [ubiquinone] 1 beta subcomplex subunit 9 isoform X2 translates to MASAYLTHHQKVLRLYKKSLRHLESWDKYRFYACLLRARFDENKHEKDMVKATMMLKAGEEEFWANQHPQPYLFPDSPGGTSYERYECYKVPEWCLDTWHPSEKAMYPDYFAKREQWKKLRAQSWEREVQQLQEETTGDGPKSEALPPARKEGELPPLWWHFVTRPRERPM, encoded by the exons ATGGCTTCGGCATATTTAACTCATCATCAGAAAGTCTTACGGCTTTACAAAAAATCACTCAGGCACCTGGAGTCATG GGACAAGTATCGTTTCTATGCTTGCTTGCTACGGGCTCGTTTTGATGAGAATAAACACGAGAAGGACATGGTCAAAGCCACCATGATGCTCAAGGCTGGAGAGGAGGAATTCTGGGCCAACCAGCACCCCCAGCCCTACCTTTTCCCCGACTCTCCGGGCGGAACGTCCTATGAGAGATATGAATGCTACAAG GTTCCTGAATGGTGTCTGGATACCTGGCACCCCTCTGAGAAGGCCATGTACCCGGATTACTTTGCCAAGAGAGAACAGTGGAAGAAACTGCGAGCTCAGAGTTGGGAAAGAGAG GTCCAGCAGTTGCAGGAGGAGACTACGGGTGATGGACCCAAATCAGAGGCCTTACCTCCGGCCCGTAAGGAAGGCGAGCTCCCCCCTCTGTGGTGGCATTTTGTGACCCGCCCCAGAGAGCGCCCCATGTAA
- the LOC115825202 gene encoding NADH dehydrogenase [ubiquinone] 1 beta subcomplex subunit 9 isoform X1: MASAYLTHHQKVLRLYKKSLRHLESWCIFRDKYRFYACLLRARFDENKHEKDMVKATMMLKAGEEEFWANQHPQPYLFPDSPGGTSYERYECYKVPEWCLDTWHPSEKAMYPDYFAKREQWKKLRAQSWEREVQQLQEETTGDGPKSEALPPARKEGELPPLWWHFVTRPRERPM, from the exons ATGGCTTCGGCATATTTAACTCATCATCAGAAAGTCTTACGGCTTTACAAAAAATCACTCAGGCACCTGGAGTCATGGTGTATATTTAG GGACAAGTATCGTTTCTATGCTTGCTTGCTACGGGCTCGTTTTGATGAGAATAAACACGAGAAGGACATGGTCAAAGCCACCATGATGCTCAAGGCTGGAGAGGAGGAATTCTGGGCCAACCAGCACCCCCAGCCCTACCTTTTCCCCGACTCTCCGGGCGGAACGTCCTATGAGAGATATGAATGCTACAAG GTTCCTGAATGGTGTCTGGATACCTGGCACCCCTCTGAGAAGGCCATGTACCCGGATTACTTTGCCAAGAGAGAACAGTGGAAGAAACTGCGAGCTCAGAGTTGGGAAAGAGAG GTCCAGCAGTTGCAGGAGGAGACTACGGGTGATGGACCCAAATCAGAGGCCTTACCTCCGGCCCGTAAGGAAGGCGAGCTCCCCCCTCTGTGGTGGCATTTTGTGACCCGCCCCAGAGAGCGCCCCATGTAA
- the LOC115825202 gene encoding NADH dehydrogenase [ubiquinone] 1 beta subcomplex subunit 9 isoform X3 encodes MGRDKYRFYACLLRARFDENKHEKDMVKATMMLKAGEEEFWANQHPQPYLFPDSPGGTSYERYECYKVPEWCLDTWHPSEKAMYPDYFAKREQWKKLRAQSWEREVQQLQEETTGDGPKSEALPPARKEGELPPLWWHFVTRPRERPM; translated from the exons ATGGGACG GGACAAGTATCGTTTCTATGCTTGCTTGCTACGGGCTCGTTTTGATGAGAATAAACACGAGAAGGACATGGTCAAAGCCACCATGATGCTCAAGGCTGGAGAGGAGGAATTCTGGGCCAACCAGCACCCCCAGCCCTACCTTTTCCCCGACTCTCCGGGCGGAACGTCCTATGAGAGATATGAATGCTACAAG GTTCCTGAATGGTGTCTGGATACCTGGCACCCCTCTGAGAAGGCCATGTACCCGGATTACTTTGCCAAGAGAGAACAGTGGAAGAAACTGCGAGCTCAGAGTTGGGAAAGAGAG GTCCAGCAGTTGCAGGAGGAGACTACGGGTGATGGACCCAAATCAGAGGCCTTACCTCCGGCCCGTAAGGAAGGCGAGCTCCCCCCTCTGTGGTGGCATTTTGTGACCCGCCCCAGAGAGCGCCCCATGTAA
- the LOC115825411 gene encoding protein MTSS 1-like, translating into METVMEREISALGGLFQTVMSDMKCSYPVWEDFISKAGKLQSQLRSTVMAVASFLDAFQKVADLATGSRGGTRDIGSALTRMCMRQRSIEAKIRQFSLVFVDSLINPLEGQIEEWKRAANTLDKDHAREYKKARQEIKRRSSDTLKLQKKAKKGRGDLQPQVDNVKQDMSERYQLLEEGERQAVRRALIEERARFCSFVSMLRPVLEEEVSMLGELTHLQTISADLRILTMDPHTLPPASEQVIMDLKGSDYSWSHQTPPSSPSTSVSRKSSLCSSLNSVNSSDSRSSGSHSHSPTSHYGYRGSAQPQQGPTRLSSVSSHDSGFISQDACQSISASPMPPESSPQDWTRPGPYDQPVLNTLWKKKEKREGPDPGTTPGPERPSPTDETQRPRTTKNPNISVQAHEELALVLSRGLQLDLQHSPGESLQGSSGYNTHTHTPCCPEDMSPSQVSDCEYFSVGGTREEQQAFDRFSVISRSGDISLTNHRVFQSKRTVTPPSSAGPVIITPGVATIRRTPSSKPGPRRPPTGGPIPIRTPVVPVKTPTVPGMPIRASVTAKGEGPQPITTEPEKNAQSVTEGAELAAAEGDDMLSAIRRGVKLKRTTTNDRSAPHVH; encoded by the exons ATGGAGACggtcatggagagagagattagcgCGCTGGGAGGACTTTTCCAAACGGTCATGAGTGATATGAAG TGCAGTTATCCTGTATGGGAGGATTTCATTAGTAAGGCAGGGAAACTGCAGTCTCAGCTCAG gtctACGGTTATGGCTGTTGCTTCCTTCCTCGATGCCTTTCAGAAAGTGGCAGACCTGGCCACGGGCAGCAGGG gtggtACCAGGGACATTGGTTCTGCTCTCACCAGGATGTGTATGAGACAGCGCAGCATTGAGGCCAAAATACGACAGTTCTccct ggttttTGTGGACAGTCTGATAAATCCTCTGGAAGGTCAGATTGAGGAATGGAAACGAGCTGCCAACACACTGGACAAGGACCATGctagag aGTATAAAAAAGCCCGTCAAGAGATTAAGAGGAGGTCTTCAGACACTCTCAAACTGCAGAAGAAAGCCAaaaaag ggcGTGGAGACCTGCAGCCTCAGGTGGACAATGTGAAACAGGACATGAGTGAGAGGTACCAGCTGttggaggaaggagagagacaggctgtgaGGAGGGCACTCATAGAGGAAAGAGCGAGATTCTGTTCCTTTGTCTCCATGCTCAGGCCAGTGCTG gAGGAGGAAGTGTCTATGCTTGGTGAGCTGACACATCTGCAGACCATCTCTGCTGACCTAAGGATTCTCACTATGGACCCTCACACACTGCCACCTGCCAGTGAACAg GTAATCATGGACCTAAAGGGATCAGACTACAGCTGGTCACATCAGACTCCGCCCTCTTCTCCCAGCACATCTGTGTCCAGGAAGTCAAGCCTGTGCAG cagTCTAAAcagtgtgaacagcagtgaCTCGCGATCAAGTGGCTCTCATTCTCATTCGCCAACCTCACACTATGGCTATCGTGGCTCCGCCCAGCCCCAGCAAGGCCCCACCCGCCTTTCTAGTGTCTCCTCCCATGACTCAGGCTTCATCTCTCAGGATGCCTGTCAATCAATTTCGGCATCTCCCATGCCTCCAGAGTCCAGCCCACAG GACTGGACAAGGCCTGGTCCATATGACCAGCCTGTACTAAACACTCTgtggaagaagaaggagaagagggaggggccAGACCCCGGCACCACACCAGGGCCAGAGAGGCCCAGCCCCACAGATGAAACCCAAAGACCCAGAACCACCAAGAACCCCAACATCTCAGTCCAG GCCCATGAGGAGCTGGCTCTGGTTCTGTCCCGTGGACTCCAGTTGGACCTTCAGCATTCCCCAGGAGAGTCACTGCAAGGATCCAGtggatacaacacacacacacacacaccctgctgccCAGAGGACATGTCACCATCAcagg tgTCAGACTGTGAATACTTCTCAGTGGGCGGGACTCGGGAGGAGCAGCAGGCTTTTGATAGGTTCTCTGTCATCTCACGGAGCGGTGACATCAGCCTAACAAACCACAGAGTGTTCCAGTCCAAGCGCACGGTGACTCCGCCTTCTTCAGCTGGGCCTGTTATCATCACGCCTGGTGTGGCCACAATCCGTCGCACCCCTTCCTCAAAACCAGGTCCCCGCCGCCCCCCCACAGGTGGCCCTATCCCCATCAGAACTCCGGTGGTGCCCGTCAAAACACCCACTGTCCCAGGGATGCCAATCAGAGCCTCTGTTACTGCGAAGGGGGAGGGGCCCCAGCCCATAACCACAGAGCCAGAGAAAAATGCCCAATCAGTGACTGAGGGGGCGGAGCTTGCAGCCGCTGAGGGCGATGACATGCTGTCGGCCATTCGCAGAGGGGTTAAGCTGAAGAGAACAACAACCAATGACCGTTCGGCTCCACACGTACACTAA